In Cervus elaphus chromosome 5, mCerEla1.1, whole genome shotgun sequence, the following proteins share a genomic window:
- the MORN3 gene encoding MORN repeat-containing protein 3, producing MPIFKCPQKSEPLWKEWDKKAQKNGLRHQVFAVNGDHYVGEWKDNMKHGKGTQVWKKNGAIYEGDWKSGKRDGYGTLSLPDQETGKYKRVYSGWWKGDKKCGYGIQFFGPKEYYEGDWCGNQRSGWGRMYYSNGDIYEGQWRNDKPEGEGMLRLKNGNRYEGNWQRGVKNGSGRFFHLDHGQLFEGFWVDDVAKCGTMIDFGRDEAPQPTQFPIPEVKILDPDGVLEEALAMFKKTEEEGD from the exons ATGCCTATCTTCAAGTGCCCGCAAAAGTCGGAGCCCCTGTGGAAGGAGTGGGACAAGAAGGCCCAGAAGAACGGACTGAGGCACCAGGTGTTTGCTGTCAATGGCGACCACTATGTGGGCGAGTGGAAGGACAACATGAAACACG GGAAAGGAACACAGGTCTGGAAGAAGAACGGAGCCATCTATGAGGGGGACTGGAAGTCTGGGAAGCGAGATGGCTATGGCACCCTCAGCCTTCCTGACCAAGAGACCGGAAAGTACAAGAGAGTCTACTCAGGCTGGTGGAAAGGCGATAAGAAATGT GGCTATGGGATCCAGTTTTTCGGACCCAAGGAGTATTATGAGGGTGACTGGTGTGGCAACCAGCGCAGCGGGTGGGGTCGCATGTACTACAGCAACGGAGACATCTACGAGGGCCAGTGGCGTAACGACAAGCCAGAAGGGGAAGGCATGTTGCGCCTGA AGAATGGGAACCGCTATGAAGGCAATTGGCAGAGAGGTGTGAAGAATGGGTCAGGGCGTTTCTTCCACCTGGACCATGGTCAGCTGTTTGAAGGCTTCTGGGTGGACGACGTGGCCAAGTGTGGCACAATGATTGACTTCGGCCGCGATGAGGCCCCTCAGCCCACCCAGTTCCCCATTCCTGAG GTCAAAATTCTAGATCCCGACGGTGTGTTGGAGGAAGCCTTGGCTATGTTCAAGAAGACAGAAGAAGAAGGAGATTGA